Proteins encoded by one window of Nocardia goodfellowii:
- the cobC gene encoding Rv2231c family pyridoxal phosphate-dependent protein CobC, with translation MPEESVDHLRLRHHGDVDAMPGMLDFAVNVQGSAPPPWLRERLAARLDALGRYPSAAEDAAARIAVAARHGRDPDEVLLLAGAAEGFAMLPKLASRSAAVVHPSFTEPELALREAGVPVHRVLLAPPYRLESAVVLDDADLVVLGNPTNPTSVLHPAAAIHALRRPGRIVVVDEAFTDAIVGEPESLASLRAPDVLVLRSLTKTWALAGLRCGYFLGAPEVLARLNHGRAHWPLGTLQLEAIVATAEPGAVDEAQRRAAVIAVERASMIDRLTEAGIAVHTPAHGPFLLLRVTDGELLRKHLAAQGIAVRRADTFPGLGSDHLRVAVRGSAEVDRLIMAIRTAGL, from the coding sequence GTGCCCGAAGAGAGCGTCGATCACCTGCGGTTGCGTCACCACGGTGACGTGGACGCCATGCCGGGCATGCTCGATTTCGCCGTAAACGTGCAGGGCAGCGCCCCGCCACCCTGGTTGCGGGAGCGGTTGGCCGCCCGGCTGGACGCGCTGGGCCGGTATCCGAGCGCCGCCGAGGACGCCGCCGCGCGGATCGCCGTGGCGGCTCGGCACGGTCGCGATCCGGACGAGGTGCTGCTGCTGGCCGGCGCCGCCGAGGGATTCGCGATGCTGCCGAAGCTGGCGTCGCGCTCGGCGGCCGTGGTGCATCCGTCGTTCACCGAGCCGGAGCTGGCGTTGCGCGAGGCGGGGGTGCCGGTGCATCGGGTGCTGCTGGCTCCGCCGTACCGGCTGGAGTCGGCGGTGGTTCTCGACGACGCCGATCTCGTTGTGCTCGGCAACCCCACCAATCCGACCTCGGTGCTGCATCCCGCGGCGGCGATTCACGCACTGCGCCGCCCGGGCCGCATCGTGGTCGTCGACGAAGCGTTCACCGATGCGATTGTCGGGGAACCGGAATCGCTGGCGAGCCTGCGAGCTCCCGACGTCCTGGTGCTGCGCAGCCTGACCAAGACGTGGGCACTGGCGGGGTTGCGCTGCGGGTATTTCCTCGGCGCGCCCGAGGTTTTGGCACGGTTGAATCATGGTCGCGCGCATTGGCCGCTCGGGACACTGCAATTGGAGGCGATCGTCGCCACCGCCGAACCCGGTGCGGTGGACGAAGCGCAGCGCCGGGCGGCGGTAATCGCGGTGGAGCGTGCTTCCATGATCGATCGGCTGACCGAGGCCGGGATAGCGGTGCACACCCCGGCCCACGGCCCGTTCCTGCTGCTGCGTGTCACCGATGGCGAGCTGCTGAGAAAGCATCTGGCAGCCCAAGGGATCGCTGTCCGCCGCGCCGACACCTTTCCCGGACTCGGCTCGGATCATCTCCGGGTTGCCGTGCGAGGCAGTGCCGAGGTGGATCGGCTAATCATGGCGATTCGGACGGCGGGTCTGTGA
- a CDS encoding SURF1 family cytochrome oxidase biogenesis protein produces the protein MRKLTFLLRPSWVILGVIVAAFAYLCFTVLAPWQLGKNTATEHRNQLIADSVRADPVDITTVLTQQDGHTEWRRVTAEGSYVPDSTVLVRLRHLDGAPAYAVLAAFKLTDGHILLVDRGMIAGLNGTSAPPPIPAAPSGPQRLEGRVRTSEGVTPGRDPLTQDGYRQVYSIDVTQEATVLAQPITPIPTGEDRGGYLQLSENQPGAFTPTPLPQLDAGPYLSYGLQWLAFGLMAPLGLGYFVYAELRERRRERAPSPEPTTSPTDPAESETSPRASDPGPAKPTTEARLADRYGRR, from the coding sequence ATGCGCAAACTCACCTTCCTACTGCGCCCCAGCTGGGTCATCCTGGGCGTGATCGTCGCCGCCTTCGCCTACCTGTGCTTCACCGTGCTCGCCCCGTGGCAGCTCGGCAAGAACACCGCCACCGAACACCGCAACCAGTTGATCGCCGACTCGGTGCGCGCCGATCCGGTCGACATCACCACCGTCCTGACCCAGCAGGACGGCCACACCGAATGGCGGCGCGTCACCGCCGAGGGCAGTTACGTCCCCGACTCCACGGTCTTGGTGCGCTTGCGTCATCTCGACGGCGCGCCCGCCTACGCCGTCCTCGCCGCCTTCAAACTGACCGACGGCCACATCCTGCTCGTCGACCGCGGGATGATCGCCGGTCTGAACGGCACCTCCGCCCCGCCCCCGATCCCCGCCGCACCCTCGGGACCGCAGCGCCTCGAGGGCCGCGTGCGCACGTCCGAGGGCGTAACCCCGGGCAGAGATCCACTTACCCAAGACGGCTACCGCCAGGTCTATTCGATCGACGTCACCCAGGAAGCCACCGTCCTCGCCCAGCCCATCACGCCCATCCCCACCGGCGAAGACCGCGGCGGTTACCTCCAGCTCTCCGAGAACCAGCCCGGCGCATTCACCCCCACCCCGCTCCCCCAACTCGATGCGGGCCCCTACCTCTCCTACGGCCTGCAATGGCTCGCCTTCGGCCTGATGGCTCCCCTCGGCCTCGGCTACTTCGTCTACGCCGAACTGCGCGAACGCCGCAGGGAACGCGCCCCCTCACCTGAGCCGACGACAAGCCCCACTGATCCTGCGGAATCCGAAACTTCGCCCCGCGCAAGCGATCCCGGCCCAGCGAAGCCTACGACCGAAGCTCGCCTAGCCGACCGCTACGGCCGTCGCTGA
- a CDS encoding Nif3-like dinuclear metal center hexameric protein: protein MTTLAELIEVLDAAYPPKLAEAWDSVGLVCGDPEDEVTRVLFAVDATADVVDEAIGWRAQALVVHHPLLLRGVDSVAANTTKGALLHRLIRSGCGLFSAHTNADSADPGVSDALAAALGLTVTGPLDPKPTAAVDSWVIQVPRTHTDQVLSALFDAGAGGQGDYRECASRTASLGQFRPLAGANPAIGSVGDLEHVEEDRIEVIASPSARAAVLAALRAAHPYEEPAYHVTERAALPSGLGIGRVGTLPQPETLRDFTARVGAALPQTVWGVRAAGDPERMIQTVAVCGGAGDSYLGKVAALGVDAYVTSDLRHHPADEHLRAGGPALVDAAHWATEFPWCGQAEAIVRNALPGLETRVSTLRTDPWTVSAGD, encoded by the coding sequence GTGACGACGCTGGCGGAACTCATCGAGGTACTGGATGCGGCGTATCCGCCGAAGCTGGCGGAGGCGTGGGATTCGGTCGGGTTGGTGTGCGGGGACCCCGAGGACGAGGTGACCCGGGTGCTGTTCGCGGTGGACGCCACCGCCGACGTGGTCGACGAGGCGATCGGCTGGCGAGCCCAGGCGTTGGTGGTGCACCACCCGCTGTTGTTGCGCGGTGTGGACTCGGTGGCCGCGAACACGACGAAAGGCGCACTGCTGCACCGGCTTATCCGCTCGGGATGCGGACTGTTCTCGGCACACACCAACGCCGACTCCGCCGATCCGGGCGTATCGGATGCCCTCGCGGCAGCCCTCGGACTCACTGTGACCGGTCCGTTGGATCCGAAACCGACCGCCGCCGTGGACAGTTGGGTCATCCAAGTGCCCCGCACGCATACCGATCAGGTGCTGTCGGCGCTGTTCGACGCCGGTGCCGGCGGCCAAGGTGACTACCGCGAATGTGCTTCGCGGACAGCAAGTCTCGGACAGTTCCGGCCACTCGCGGGGGCGAACCCGGCGATCGGATCGGTCGGCGACCTGGAGCACGTGGAAGAAGATCGAATAGAGGTCATCGCGTCACCCTCGGCTCGCGCCGCCGTGCTGGCCGCCCTGCGTGCCGCGCATCCATACGAGGAGCCCGCTTATCACGTCACCGAACGGGCGGCCCTGCCCTCGGGGCTCGGTATCGGCCGCGTCGGCACACTCCCGCAACCGGAGACGTTGCGGGACTTCACCGCTCGGGTTGGCGCCGCACTGCCGCAGACCGTGTGGGGCGTCCGTGCGGCCGGTGACCCGGAGCGAATGATCCAGACCGTCGCCGTGTGCGGTGGTGCGGGAGACTCCTACCTGGGCAAGGTCGCAGCACTCGGTGTCGACGCGTACGTCACCTCCGATCTGCGTCATCACCCCGCCGACGAACACCTGCGCGCGGGCGGACCGGCCCTCGTCGATGCCGCCCACTGGGCCACCGAGTTCCCCTGGTGCGGTCAGGCCGAGGCGATCGTGCGGAATGCGTTACCGGGGTTGGAAACCCGGGTCAGTACGCTGCGCACCGATCCGTGGACGGTCAGCGCGGGCGACTGA
- a CDS encoding low molecular weight protein-tyrosine-phosphatase: MAVVGELHISFVCTGNICRSPMAEKMFAHHLRRAGLDDRVRVSSAGTGSWHVGDDADPRTTATLRRHGYPVGHVAAVLGPDHLSADLLVALDRTHERALAHLGVPSEQRALLRGFDPDADSPDVADPYYGDTTDFEMVRTQIEAAVPGLLDWVRAELPDGPR, encoded by the coding sequence ATGGCTGTCGTGGGTGAGCTGCACATATCGTTCGTCTGTACCGGCAACATCTGTCGTTCGCCGATGGCGGAGAAGATGTTCGCGCACCATCTGCGCCGGGCCGGGCTGGACGACCGGGTGCGGGTGAGCAGCGCGGGCACCGGTTCCTGGCACGTCGGTGACGACGCCGACCCGCGCACCACCGCCACCCTGCGTCGCCACGGCTACCCGGTCGGCCATGTCGCCGCCGTACTCGGTCCCGATCATCTGTCGGCCGACCTGCTCGTCGCGCTCGATCGCACCCATGAACGCGCGCTCGCGCACCTCGGCGTCCCGTCCGAGCAGCGGGCGCTGCTGCGCGGTTTCGATCCCGACGCCGACAGCCCCGACGTGGCCGACCCCTACTACGGCGACACCACCGATTTCGAAATGGTTCGTACCCAAATCGAAGCGGCCGTCCCGGGTCTGCTCGACTGGGTGCGCGCCGAACTTCCCGACGGGCCCCGCTGA
- a CDS encoding alpha/beta fold hydrolase, with amino-acid sequence MFDRFTLERVTVGEVTLRVRHGGHGSPLLLLHGHPRTHTTWHRVAPLLARHRTVICPDLRGYGESTVVPTTPDHAPYSKRAMAADMLALMRHFGHERFAVAGHDRGSYVALRLALDHSDAVTALTVMDSVPIAEALARCDARFAQAWYHWFFFAQPETPERVINADPDAWYASPHNTPEAMGDKNYADFHRAIHDPSTVRAMLEDYRAGLGIDRAHDDADRAAGRRVTCPAQVLWSTKDDLEYLYGDVLDVWRPWATSLVGTPIPSAHHMAEEAPSEVAEAISGFLNSIASVPRST; translated from the coding sequence GTGTTCGACAGATTCACGCTGGAACGCGTCACGGTCGGCGAGGTCACCCTACGCGTGCGGCACGGTGGCCACGGCTCGCCGCTGTTGCTCTTACACGGTCACCCGCGGACACACACCACCTGGCACCGCGTCGCCCCGCTGCTCGCGCGGCACCGCACCGTCATCTGTCCCGATCTGCGCGGCTATGGCGAATCCACCGTCGTCCCTACGACGCCCGACCACGCGCCCTACTCGAAACGCGCGATGGCCGCCGACATGCTCGCCCTCATGCGGCACTTCGGACACGAACGTTTCGCTGTCGCGGGGCACGATCGCGGCAGCTACGTCGCACTCCGCCTGGCCCTGGACCATTCGGACGCGGTCACCGCGCTGACCGTGATGGACTCGGTCCCGATCGCCGAGGCTCTTGCCCGCTGCGACGCCAGATTCGCACAGGCTTGGTACCACTGGTTCTTCTTCGCCCAGCCCGAAACCCCCGAACGCGTCATCAACGCCGATCCGGACGCTTGGTACGCCTCACCGCACAACACCCCGGAAGCGATGGGTGACAAGAACTACGCCGACTTCCATCGCGCCATCCACGACCCATCGACGGTGCGCGCCATGCTCGAGGACTATCGCGCCGGTCTCGGCATAGACCGCGCCCACGATGACGCCGATCGAGCCGCGGGTCGTCGCGTCACCTGCCCCGCCCAGGTCCTGTGGAGTACCAAGGACGACCTGGAGTACCTCTACGGCGACGTCCTCGACGTCTGGCGTCCCTGGGCCACTTCCTTGGTCGGCACCCCTATCCCCTCCGCTCATCACATGGCCGAGGAAGCGCCTAGCGAAGTGGCGGAAGCTATTTCAGGATTTCTGAATTCCATCGCATCGGTACCGCGGAGCACCTAG